A genomic window from Arthrobacter globiformis includes:
- a CDS encoding MFS transporter, whose protein sequence is MSTQHAAPLNEAAQTRRAVGNILKGSAGNLVEWYDLYVYTVFAAYFQAHFFNSKDELQAGLEAMAVFSTSFLMRPIGAWFFGRYADRNGRKAALTLSVTLMSAGSFAIAVLPTTQQVGVWALVLLILIRLVQGFSVGGEYGTSATYMSEAATSKRRGFFSSFQYVTLVGGQMLALLVLVILQNVLGKDMLNEWGWRIPFAIGGVAALVVLWLRRSMEETVSADQIQAARVPAAGEAQPGTMKLLFTRHWKPLLVCIGITLGGTVAFYTYTNFILKFMNDTSGIAKTDTSVINFWALFIFMLLQPVYGIISDKVGRKPLLLWFGITGVLFTWPLLSTLSNTKDPFTAFLLMMGGLLIVGGYTSINALVKAELFPASIRALGVGLGYAIANSLFGGTVPLLGAAFQKAERVDLFFTYVTVAIAISLAVYVFCLRNKKSTHLDHEQGHAWSADRKDDDKDLVDA, encoded by the coding sequence ATGAGCACCCAGCACGCCGCGCCGCTGAATGAGGCAGCACAAACCCGCCGAGCCGTCGGCAACATCCTCAAAGGCTCCGCCGGAAACCTCGTGGAGTGGTACGACCTCTACGTCTACACCGTCTTCGCCGCTTACTTCCAGGCCCACTTCTTCAACTCCAAGGATGAACTCCAAGCTGGCCTGGAAGCGATGGCGGTGTTCTCGACGTCGTTCCTGATGCGTCCCATCGGCGCTTGGTTCTTCGGCCGGTACGCCGACCGCAACGGCCGGAAAGCGGCCCTGACCCTCAGCGTGACCCTGATGTCCGCCGGATCCTTTGCCATCGCCGTGCTGCCCACCACGCAGCAGGTCGGCGTCTGGGCCCTGGTGCTGCTGATCCTCATCCGCCTGGTCCAGGGCTTCTCCGTGGGCGGCGAATACGGTACCAGCGCCACCTACATGTCGGAGGCGGCCACCTCCAAACGCCGTGGCTTCTTCTCCAGCTTCCAGTACGTGACACTGGTGGGCGGCCAGATGCTGGCACTGCTGGTCCTCGTGATCCTGCAGAACGTCCTGGGCAAAGACATGCTCAACGAGTGGGGGTGGCGCATCCCGTTCGCCATCGGCGGCGTTGCTGCACTCGTCGTCCTCTGGCTCCGCCGGTCCATGGAAGAGACCGTCTCCGCAGACCAGATCCAGGCCGCCCGGGTTCCGGCCGCGGGCGAGGCGCAGCCGGGCACCATGAAGTTGCTTTTCACCCGGCACTGGAAGCCTCTGCTGGTCTGCATCGGCATCACTCTGGGCGGCACGGTTGCGTTCTACACCTACACCAACTTCATCCTGAAGTTCATGAACGATACGTCCGGCATCGCCAAAACGGACACGTCCGTGATCAACTTCTGGGCGCTGTTCATCTTCATGCTGCTCCAGCCCGTCTACGGCATCATTTCCGACAAAGTGGGCCGCAAGCCGCTGCTCCTCTGGTTCGGCATCACCGGCGTGCTCTTCACCTGGCCGCTGCTCTCCACGCTGTCCAACACCAAAGACCCCTTCACCGCCTTCCTGCTGATGATGGGCGGGCTGCTGATCGTCGGCGGTTACACGTCCATCAACGCCCTCGTGAAGGCGGAACTGTTCCCCGCCTCCATCCGCGCCCTCGGCGTCGGGCTGGGCTACGCGATTGCCAACTCACTCTTCGGCGGTACGGTGCCGCTGCTCGGCGCTGCCTTCCAGAAGGCCGAGCGCGTGGATCTCTTCTTCACCTACGTCACCGTGGCCATTGCCATCTCGCTGGCGGTTTACGTCTTCTGCCTGCGGAACAAGAAGTCCACCCACCTGGACCACGAACAGGGCCACGCCTGGTCGGCGGACCGCAAGGACGACGATAAGGACCTCGTGGACGCCTAG